TTAAATCTTAATAATCTTCCTACTAAAACTTTAGAGGCTTTTGCCTTAGGTAATATAAAAAATGGAGAGGGCTATTTTAGTGGAAAACTAAACATCAATGGTACGGCTCAAAAACCTCAAATAAGAGGTGGGATAAAATTCAATAATGTAGGGCTAGAGATTGCTAAAACAGGAACTGTTTTTAAAAATATTGAAGATGAAATAAGATTTTCAGGACAAAATATTGTTTTTGAACAATTTAAACTTCGTGATACAGAAAATAACAGTTTACTCATAAACGGAGATATACAAACCGAATATTTCAAGAAATATGCTTTCAATCTTGATGTTAATGCCAAAGATTTTAAGCTAGTAAATTCTGAAAAAGATAATGATAAAATGATGTACGGTGTACTCTCTCTAGATACCAATCTAAGGATAAGAGGTAATTTGGATTTGCCAAAAGTGGACGGGACATTATCTGTAACCGATGCCACAGATTTTACCTTTATACTCCCTCAAAGTACTCCTACGAAACAAGATAGAGAAGGAATTGTTGAATTTGTAGACAAAGCTAAATTTGGATTGGCTAAAAATGAGATAGCAGACACTTTAAGCCCCAAAAATCAACTTAAAGGTATGGATATCTCGGTTAATATAGATATAGATAAAAATGCGAAAATGTCTTTGGTCATAGACAAAGCCAATGGCGATTTTGTAAAACTACAGGGGCAAGCACAGCTCACAGGAGGTGTATCTCCTTCCGGAAGAACCACTCTCGTAGGTGTCTATGAGGTACATTCTGGAGCCTATGAGATGTCCGTGAATATGCTCAGAAGAAAATTTGAAATAAAAAAAGGAAGTACCATTACATGGAACGGAGAACCTACTGAAGCTGATATGAATATAACTGCAATTTATACCACAGAAACGGCTCCTCTAGATTTGGTACAGCAACAGTTGGCAGGACTTAGCCCAAGAGAGCTTAATCAGTATAAACAACGTATTCCATTTAATACCCACCTCATTATGAAAGGTGAACTCATGAAGCCCGAAATCTCTTTTGACATTACAACAGAGGATAAGAACGCCGCAGTAAGTTCTACCGTAATATTAAACACAGAACAAAGACTAGCTCAGCTTCGTCAAGAAACTTCAGAGTTAAACAAACAGGTCTTTGCCCTTCTACTCCTCAATCGTTTTATTGGAGAAAACCCTTTTGAAACGAGTTCAGGAATATCCGCTGAATCAATGGCAAAACAAAGTGTTAGTAGAATTTTAAGCCAAAGTTTAAACGATTTAGCTGGAGATTTAATTGCTGGTGTAGAACTTAATTTTGATCTAGAATCGTCAGATGATTATTCTACTGGAGAAAGAACCTCAAGAACAGACCTAAATGTAGCTTTGAGTAAAAAATTACTTAATGATAGGCTCAAGGTATCTTTAGGTAGTAACTTTGGATTAGAAGGAGCTACTAGACTTGGAGAACAAGCCTCTAATATAGCAGGAGATATTATGGTAGATTATATGCTTTCTAAAGACGGCAGATATCTTCTAAGAACTTACAGAAAAAACCAATATCAAGTAGCTCTACAAGGGCAAGTTATAGAAACAGGATTAGGCTTTGTAATCACTCTGGATTACAACGACCTTAGAGAAATTTTAAAAAAGAAAAAGAATAAAAAACAATAGAATATCTTTCTTCAAAAATGAAACATATAATCAAACAATATTCAATATTCATACACATTGTTTATATCAGTATTTTTATAGTAGGCTGCTCTGGAGCTTCTACCCTTAAAGAAGGAGAAATTTTATATACTGGAGCTAAAATCAAAATAAAATCAGAACAATTGAACAAAAACGATATTTCTGAGCTGAAAAAAGGTACGGAGAGCAAACTTTCTCCTAAACCTAATGCTTCATTTTTAGGAATACGTCCTAGATTGTATTTTTATAAATGGGCAGGAGAAACTAAACAAAATAAAGGTCTGCGATATTGGATTAAAAATAAACTAGGAGAAAAACCTATTCTTCTACAAGATGTAGATAGAGAGTTTAATAAAGAAATTACCGTTAATTATGCAGAAAATATTGGCTATTTTAATACTAAAGTAAGATATGATACCCTCACAAAAGGTAGAACTGCTAAGGTTTTATATACTATAACTCCTTACAATAGATATTTTATAGATACCGTAAACTTCCTGTCTTCCACCAATGAAGAGGTAGTAGAAGATATAAAAGCAACACAAAAACAAAGCCTAATAAAACCACAAGAACCCTATAATCTCGAAATAATAAAAAATGAGAGACTCCGTATAGATACTTATATGAAGGAGAATGGATATTATTATTTTAGTCCAGATAACATCATTATTCAAGCGGATAGCACTGTAGGAAACAATAAAGTTGCAGTCAATGTAAAACTAAAAGACCAAACTCCAGAACTTAGCAAAAAAAAGTTTAGTATAGATAAAGTAATTATTTACCCCGATTATAGCATACAAAATGTAGAGAAAGGAAGTATAGCTATTCCCACCACGACTGACGGCCTAGAAGTTTACAAAGACATGTACATTATAGACCCTGAAAAAAAATTTAAACCACAAGTTTTTGATAGGACTATGTACTTTCACTCAGGTGAAATTTATAACAGAAGAGACCATAACCTTACGCTTAAAAGACTTATAAATCTAGGTGTTTTTAAGTTTGTGAAAAATCAGTTTATCATTTCAGATTCTCTAAATAATAAATTTGATGCGTACTACCTACTCACCCCAAACAATTTTCAATCACTCCGTATGGAAGCATTAGGTAAGACTAATTCTGCAAACTTTAACGGTGGAGAGATAAATATCAATTGGCTTCACAGAAACTTATTTAAAGGTGCAGAGCAACTAAGAATTACTGCTTATGGAGGTATGGACGTGCAAGCTGGAGGTCCTAGAGCTTTCAGTAATATATTAAGATTTGGAGGCAACGCTCAACTTACTTTCCCAAGGATTATAGCTCCTTTTAAGTTTCATACCAGTTCAGAGTTTGTTCCAAGAACACAAGTAAACCTAGGGTATGACTATCAGCGAAGAACAGGACAGTATACTTTACATAACTTTAGTACCTCTTTTGGATATTTGTGGAAAGAAAATGCACAGAGAGAGCACGACCTTAAAATATTTAGTGCTACTTATGTTAACCCTAAAAGTGTTTCGAATGAATATAAATCCCTAGCAAAGATATACCCTAATTTAGCTAGAGCAATAGAAAGGCAGTTAGTTTTTGGACCTATGTACCAATATACATACACCAATACCATCATACCTAGAACACACCAATTCTACTTTCGTGGTATAGCCGACTTATCAGCCAATCTTACAGGGTTACTGTCTAATGCAAATGTAAAAGAAGGAAGACAAAAAACCATACTAGGTGTACCCTTTAGCCAGTATGCAAAATTGGATACAGACTTTCGTTACTACTATAATATAAACTCTAAAAATGTTTTAGCTGCAAGGCTAATGATGGGATTAGCTTACCCTTACGGCAATTCTATTACAGTACCTTTTTCTAGACAATTTTTTGTAGGAGGAAGTAATAGTATCAGAGCCTTTAGAGCTAGAACACTAGGTCCAGGTAGTTATGACCCAAGAAACCAACAAGGCAGTTTCTTTTTAGACCAAGCAGGAGATATTAGGCTAGAAACTAATTTAGAATATCGTTTAAACCTCTATCGTTTTCTTAACTTAGGTCTCTTTTTAGATGCTGGTAACATTTGGCTTATCAATGATGATCCTACTCGCCCAGGTGCTAAGTTTGGTAAAGATTGGGCTTCTGAAATTGCTATAGGAGGAGGCTTAGGACTTCGATTTGATTTTAATATATTTGTACTAAGGACAGATCTTGCCATTCCTATAAGAGTACCCTATTATAACAAAGGGGAACGATGGAGATTTAACCATATTGATTTTAACAATTCTTCTTGGAGAAAAGATAACCTAATCCTAAACATAGCCATCGGCTATCCTTTTTAGAAAAAAGACTATTATGAAAGATAATCTTAAATTTTACTGGGAAACCATTAGAAAAGCAGGAGCAGATTGGAGCAACTCAAATACAGATAGAGATGCGGCAGGAATTGCTTACTATGCTATATTTTCCATACCTGGATTACTTATAATTTTAATTTGGGTTATGGGGATTATTTTCGGAGATACCAATTTTCAACAAAAAATATTACAAGAGGTTACAAAAATTATGGGAGAAGATACCGCCAAAAGTTTAGATGGTATCTTAATATCTTCTATGATAGACCAAGACGGAATTATTATGAGAATTATTGGAGTGGTAACTCTCATTTTTGGGGCGACAACCCTATTTTTTCAACTTCAAAAGTCTCTCAATGAATTATGGGGTGTAAAAGCAGCTCCCCAAAAGGCTATACTCAAATTTCTAGTAGACCGTGCAAATTCACTAGGAATGATACTCATTATTGGCTTTCTAATGATGATTACAATGATTTTATCTACACTTATAGGGCTAACTAATGATTTTATCTCTCAACACCTAGGGCTAGAGACCTATTATATTATACAAATCATAAATACACTTGTGGGGTTCCTTATTGTTGTTCTACTGTTTGCTCTTATGTTTAAAGTCCTTCCAGATGTTCAGCTTTCTTGGCGTTCTGTATGGGTAGGAGCATTTATTACCGCATTTTTGTTTACTTTAGGTAAATCTCTATTAAGTCTTTACTTCAGTCATTTTAAACCTACATCTGCTTTCGGAGCAGCTGGATCCGTTATTCTAATTATAATGTGGATAAATTATACTTGCAGACTCATCTTTTTTGGAGCAGTATTTACCAAAGTTTATACCTACCGTAGAGGTCTAAAAATACAGCCTTCTCAACATGCTAAATGGACTTCCGACAGAAGAGAGCCTTCTTCATACTAACCATTCTCTCTAGGTATGAGCAAAAAATTTCAACATAAAAATATCCTCATCACAGGAGGCGCTAGCGGCATCGGTAAAATTATGGCTAGACTTTCGTTAGAGAAAGGTGCTAAAGTGATTATTTGGGATATTGACCAATCAAAAATTGATGAAACTATCCTCCAGTTTTCATCACTAGGTTCTATCTTCGGATATAAGGTAGATGTTTCCAATTATGACGAAGTACAACACTTCGCCATAAAAACTAAACAAAAGATTGGTAATGTTGATATTCTAATTAACAATGCAGGGATTGTGGTAGGCAAATATTTCCACGAACACTCTCAAAAGGATATTTTAAAAACCATAGAAATCAATACCAATGCACCTATGGTAATCACTAATCTATTTTTACAAGATATGCTCACAAAAAATTTAGGACATATCTGTAATATTGCCTCTTCGGCAGGATTGGTATCTAACCCTAAAATGTCCGTATATGCAGGGAGCAAATGGGCTGTTGTTGGTTGGTCTGACAGCCTTAGGCTAGAAATGGAACAGCTGAAAAAAAACATCAAAGTAACCACCATTATGCCTTACTATATCAACACTGGAATGTTTGATGGCGTAAAATCTGTTCTACCTATATTAGATCCTGAAAAAGCAGCTAAAACTATCATTAGTGCCATAGAAAACAACAGAAAAATGGTAACGCTTCCTAGCTATATCTATCGTTTAACTCGTATAGGTCAAGGGTTGTTCCCTCTTCGTTTTTTTGATTGGTTTGCAGGAAGTTTACTAGGAATCTATAAAACAATGGCTGACTTTAAAGGTCATAAAAAATAATTATACCAATGGAAACTCCAAAAGCCCAAATATCAGCACTCGTCCAAAAGCAAAAAGCATTTTTTGCAACTCAACAAACCAAGGCTATTGATTTTAGACTAAAGCAATTATCTCTACTAAAACAAGCCATACTAAAATATCAACCCGAAATAGAAGAAGCCTTATGGAAAGATTTACACAAATCTAAAGAAGAAGTTTACCTTACAGAAATTAGCATTGTTCTCAACGAAATTAATTATCATTTAAAAAAATTAAAAAGTTGGACTCGTCCTAAGAGGGTTTGGTCGCCTATTTCGGTACTTCCTGCATCTAGCCGTATCATCTACGAACCCTTGGGTGTAGCTCTTATTATCTCTCCGTGGAATTATCCGTTCCAGCTTCTTATCAATCCTCTAGTAGGGGCTATTTCCTCTGGCTGTTGTGCTTTACTAAAAGCCTCTCCTGACGCTCCACATCTTGCGAATGTAGTGGAAGAAATGCTAACAGAATATTTTCCGCCAGAGTACATTACCTTTGTTAAAGGTGGACGAGAAACCAACACCTACTTGCTAGAGGAATGCTTTGATTTTATTTTCTTTACCGGAAGTCCATCTCTAGGAAAAGTGGTTATGAAAGCGGCGGCAGAAAATTTAACACCCATTGTGTTAGAATTAGGTGGTAAAAGCCCTTGTATTGTGGATAAAGAGGCAAACCTCAACCTTGCTGCCAAAAGAATTGCGTGGGGAAAACTCATCAACGCTGGACAAACTTGCATCGCTCCAGATTATCTTTGGGTACACCGTTCAGTAAAAAAAGAGCTTCTTGAAAAAATAGCTTACCACATTAAAGAAATGTATGGCACCAATGTTAAATCTAGCCCTTTTTACCCTCGTATTGTAAATGATAAATCAGTAGAAAGGCTTTCTAAGTTTCTTAATGAAGGAAATATCTATTTAGGTGGAGAAGTAGATTCCAGCCAAAAATACATCGCTCCAACTATTATAGATAATGTAGAGCCTCACTTCGCCATTATGCAAGAGGAAATTTTTGGACCATTGTTACCTGTAATGACATTTGACCATATTGATGAACCTATCTCGTATATCAATCAACATGAAAAGCCATTAGCATTGTATTATTTTGGTAAAAATAAAACTGCTAAAGAGGTAATTTTAAAAACAAGTTCTGGCGGAGGTTGCATCAACGATACGCTTATGCATATTGCCAATCATCATCTTCCTTTCGGTGGTGTTGGGAATAGTGGTATGGGCAAGTACCACGGAAAGTACAGTTTTTTAGCCTTTAGTAATGAAAGAGCTATCGTAAAAACACCAACATTTTTAGACCTTCCGTTCAAATATGTTCCATTTAAATTTTTTGAATGGGTAAAGAAAATGATATAGTTTTGCTAATAAAAAAAACCTCAGAATAAATATTTATTCTGAGGTTTTTAAAGAAGTCAATCAAGTATCAAAAATGTAGAAACTAATCTACATCTTTATTCAAAAATTTGTTTTCTCTAAGCTCTACTCTGCCATTGTTATCAGCTAAAAAACTACTGATACGCTCATCAGAAGGGCTATCATCTAGTTTAATATTTTTTCTTCTAAAAGCAGGTACTGTTTCAAAAGTATTTTCCTCATCTACATTTTGGTAACGAGAATTAAATTCTTTTAGCTTATTTCTTCTCTCCTGTACTTTAGAGTCTTCTACTTTTTTCTCTATAAAAGTAAAAAGCGTTTCCTCTTGAGCTATTTCTTCATTACGAAATATAGGTTTCTCTTCTACTTTCTGAGTTACTTGAGGCTCTTGAGACACAACAGTATTAGATACTGTTTTTACTTCCTCTTCAAAAGTAGGCTCTTCTTCTTTTATTTTAAAGCTGAACTCTACAGGTTTTTCATCTAAGAATAAAGATTTGGTAGGTTGTATGCTACTTTCGTCTTTTGATTCAAAAGTAAAAGATATTCCTTTTGGTTCTTCGTATCCTTCATCATAAGAGAATAAATCTAGTTCATTACTTCCTTCTTCAAATTCTTCATTAACCTCTTCAACATAGGTCATTGGTTGTACTTCTTGAACCGCTAACTGCTCTCCACTTAACCTATTTGCTGAAAATTGTGGTGAAGAAAAATCATCTTCTTCATCTAGCTTCACGATGTTTTTCTCTGTAGCAACAGAACCTAACCCTGCATTCTTAGCATCAGAAGAAATTTTAAAAGGCGACTCTCTTCTAACTGAGTTTGCCGTTTCGTGTAAAGGTACCTTAACTACTTCCGTAGGACCTGCATTGATGTGGTTTTCATTAGTAAATCCCGTAGCAATTACCAATACTCTAATAGCATCACCAAGTTCTTCATCTGTACCTACACCAAAGATAATGTTAGCTGTATTTCCTGCCTCGTTTTGGATATAATCGTTGATAAGACCAATTTCGTCCATCGTAGCTTCAGAAGCCTCATCAGAACCACTCTGAATAAGAAGCAATACATCTTGAGCTCCCGTAATTTTGTTATCATTAAGAAGCGGGGAGTCTAATGCCTTTTTAACAGCTTCTTCTGCTCTCTTCTCTCCTGTAGCACTTCCTGTAGACATCAAGGCTGTACCTGAATTCTGCAACACCGACTTAGCATCTCGGAAGTCAATATTGATAACAAAAGAACCAGTAATTACCTCTGCCATACCTTTGGCTGCATTGGTAAGCACCTCATCTGCTTTAGAAAAACCTTGTTTAAATCCTAAATTACCAAACTGTTGTCTTAGTTTATCGTTGTTTATCACGATGAGAGAATCCACATTATTTCTTAGTTTCTCTAGCCCTGCTTCAGCTTGGTCTAATCTTCTTTTTCCTTCAAAAGAAAACGGAACTGTAACGATAGCCACCGTTAAAATACCCATTTCCTTCGCCGCCTTAGCAATGATAGGTGCCGCACCTGTACCTGTACCACCACCCATACCAGCGGTAATGAACACCATTTTGGTATTTTGTCCTAGAGTGCTTTTTATTTCGTCTATACTTTCTATTGCAGCCTTTTCTCCCACTTCTGGGTCTGCACCAGCACCTAAGCCTTCTGTAGTTGTGATACCTAACTGAACTTTATTAGAAACAGGATTGTTATTCAGCGTTTGTGCATCTGTATTACAAATGACGAAATCTACGCCGTGAATCCCTCTTTCATACATATGTTTTAAGGCATTGTTTCCGCCACCACCTACACCTATCACCTTGATAATAGATGAGTTGCCTTTTGGTAAATCAAATTCAAAACCTGTTTTATTGGTATTTTCCATTACTTCATTTTAAATGACTAAATTACTTAATTATTCCGATTCCTCAAAGAATTTTTTTATCTTTTCTAAGATGTTTTGCCCTATGGTAGGCTTTCTAGAAGCATTTTGCTGAACCACAGTCTCATTATGAGTTGGTTCGGTACTATCTAATGCTTTATCCTCTTGACTGGTTTTATCAGCAACCGTTTGGTTAGAAACAGATACTTCCTCTTGAACTAAAGAATTAGTTTTCTTATCTCTAATAGACAAACTCTCCATTAGAAGCCCTATAGATGTTGCAAATTCAGGGCTTTTTAAATGTTGATTTTTATCGTTAGAAATATATTCATTAGCGTAACCTATACGGCTATCAAACCCTGTGATATAATTTGCGAGCTGTCTCAGATGTTTTAGATTAGAACCACCACCTGTAAGCACAATCCCCGCAATGAGTTTTCTTTTTTTCTCATGTGCTCCGTAGGCTTTAAGTTCGGTATTTACCATCTCCAAAATTTCTTCTACTCTAGCATGAATAATCTTCGCTAATGTTTTTAGAGAAATTTCTTTTTCAGTTCTTCCATGAAGCCCAGGAATGGTAACAAAAGTGCTTTCCTTTTCCAATTCTGGAACAGCAGACCCAAAACGAACTTTAAGTTGCTCTGCGTGTTTTTCGATAATAGAACAGCCATCTTTAATATCCTCGGTAATAATACCACCTCCGTAAGGGATAACACAAGTGTGACGGATAATATTATCCTTAAATATTGCAATATCAGTAGTACCACCACCTATATCTACAATGGCTACTCCAGCCTCCTTTTCTTCCTTAGTAAGAACAGCTTCAGATGATGCCAACGGCTCCAAAGTAAGCGACTCCATCTCTAGCCCTGCTTCTTTAACGCATCTACTGATATTTTTAATACTACTCATCTGCCCTACCACCACATGGAAATTAGCTTCAAGACGCTTTCCGTGCATTCCTATTGGCTCTTGGATTTCGCCCTCCGAGTCTACCTTATATTCTTGTGGAAGTACATGGATAATCTCTTCACCAGGAAGCATCACCAATTTCTTAACTTGATTTTTAAGCTCTTCTATATCCTCCTCGGTAATGTATTGATCTGGATTTTCTCGCATAATGTAATCCGAGTGTTGCAAAGAACGGATATGTTTACCTGCAATACCCACCGTTACCTTAGTAATAGGTACACCTGCACTTTTTTGAGCCTCGCTAACAGCTGTTTTAATGGAATTGATGGTTTGGGCAATGTTGTTTACAATCCCTTTATGCACACCTAAACTAGGTGCCACACCTACTCCCATAACCTCTATCTTACCGTACTGATTACGACGACCAACGATGGCAACGATCTTGGTGGTCCCAATGTCTAATCCTACTGAATACTCTTGGCTTTCCATTTATCTTGATTTGAATTTGATTTTATTGATTCTTTTCTTCTTCTTTATCTGTTTCTTCTTTGTAACCTTTACTAAGTGTAGTTACAATCTGATTATCATATTTCAATGATATTTTGGTGTACTTATCCGAAGGTTGATAAACCAAATACTTTTCTACAAACGCTTTGAAACCTTTAACTTTGAAATCTATATTTTCCAAACTTCCTAGCTCCACTCTGTAGTTTTCTTCATTGGCAATAAGATAATAATTTTCTCTCTCTTTTACAATACCAATGAAAAACTTTTTACTAAAGTCGTCTTTATTTATTTTTTTTACCAGCTCTATCAATTGAGGATATTCCTCTGGTTGCACATTACCACTCACAAGCATACACGATGCTGAATAATTACGATTGATAGGAAATTCAATCCCCTTTTCATCTACATAAAACTCTTTCTTCCCTTTGCTTAGCCTAAACACAGGCACTCTTTGCACAATATCTAAATGCAATATACCATCAAGGCTAAGATAAACATTGGCACTATCTACCGCGGAATATTCTGTGATTTTTCGTTCCAATTTGGGTATATCAATATCTCCAACTTTATTGGTAGTATTGGCTTTTTTAACAATGCTTTCTATTTCTTTCTCATCAATAAAATAGACTGGCTTCTCTCCTTGAATAATATTAACAGCCACTTTATCCATAGAGGTATTATTAAATCTTTTCAATGAAAAGTTTAACAAAAATCCCAGCAGGATAATCGTAACAGCTATTTTTAATATTCTGTACTTGTTCTTCATTTTAAAGTTCTATGCTTCCTTTAACCAGCTTACAATACCATCATAAAGCGTGTCTATATCTCCCGCACCTACCGTAAGTAAAATGTCAAAGTTTTTATTTTTAATTTTACCAAAAGTCTCCGACAAACTAGAAACCTCTTTGTCTGCCAATGTTACTTTTTCTAACAACCAATCTGAACTAACACCTTCAAAATCCTTTTGCAATTCTCTCGCAGGATAAATATCTAAAAGCATCAACTCGTCTCCTTGAGACAAACTTTTAGCAAAGTCATCTGCAAAATCTCGCGTTCTACTGAACAAGTGCGGTTGGAACACCACCAAAAGTTTCTTATCGGGATAGAATGTTCGGATAGAACCAATCACCGCATTAAGCTCCGTAGGATGGTGGGCATAATCGTCTACATAAATCTTTCCGTTAGGGAAAATATGCTTGGTATATCTCCTTTTAATGCCTTTAAATTTAGCCAAAGCCTCTTTTAAATCTTCTAAAGAAACACCTATTTTATGCAAAACAGCCAATGCTGCTGTGGCATTTTCCACATTATGAATGCCTGGTATTTCCCAACTAAAGCATTGAGTTTCCCCATCTGGAGTATAGAAATTAAACGATATAGAATCTCCCTCCAACCTCAACTCGTCTGAATAATAATCGGCCTTTTCGTTCACAGCATAGGTAGTCGCATTTCTATCCAAGTTTATACCTTTTCGCACAAAAAGCTGACACTCCTCCGATACCAAATGAGCAAAATCTCTAAAGCCCTTTTCTATGGTAGTTTTATCTCCATAAATGTCTAAATGGTCTGCATCTGTAGAGGTTATAATTGCCCAATCTGGAGCTAAATTAAGAAAACTTCTGTCGTATTCATCGGCTTCCACCACAGAATAATCGTTACCATTAAATATGAAATTAGACCCAAAGTTTTCAGCAATACCTCCCAAAAAACCAGAAAAT
This Riemerella anatipestifer DNA region includes the following protein-coding sequences:
- a CDS encoding BamA/TamA family outer membrane protein; its protein translation is MKHIIKQYSIFIHIVYISIFIVGCSGASTLKEGEILYTGAKIKIKSEQLNKNDISELKKGTESKLSPKPNASFLGIRPRLYFYKWAGETKQNKGLRYWIKNKLGEKPILLQDVDREFNKEITVNYAENIGYFNTKVRYDTLTKGRTAKVLYTITPYNRYFIDTVNFLSSTNEEVVEDIKATQKQSLIKPQEPYNLEIIKNERLRIDTYMKENGYYYFSPDNIIIQADSTVGNNKVAVNVKLKDQTPELSKKKFSIDKVIIYPDYSIQNVEKGSIAIPTTTDGLEVYKDMYIIDPEKKFKPQVFDRTMYFHSGEIYNRRDHNLTLKRLINLGVFKFVKNQFIISDSLNNKFDAYYLLTPNNFQSLRMEALGKTNSANFNGGEININWLHRNLFKGAEQLRITAYGGMDVQAGGPRAFSNILRFGGNAQLTFPRIIAPFKFHTSSEFVPRTQVNLGYDYQRRTGQYTLHNFSTSFGYLWKENAQREHDLKIFSATYVNPKSVSNEYKSLAKIYPNLARAIERQLVFGPMYQYTYTNTIIPRTHQFYFRGIADLSANLTGLLSNANVKEGRQKTILGVPFSQYAKLDTDFRYYYNINSKNVLAARLMMGLAYPYGNSITVPFSRQFFVGGSNSIRAFRARTLGPGSYDPRNQQGSFFLDQAGDIRLETNLEYRLNLYRFLNLGLFLDAGNIWLINDDPTRPGAKFGKDWASEIAIGGGLGLRFDFNIFVLRTDLAIPIRVPYYNKGERWRFNHIDFNNSSWRKDNLILNIAIGYPF
- a CDS encoding YihY/virulence factor BrkB family protein yields the protein MKDNLKFYWETIRKAGADWSNSNTDRDAAGIAYYAIFSIPGLLIILIWVMGIIFGDTNFQQKILQEVTKIMGEDTAKSLDGILISSMIDQDGIIMRIIGVVTLIFGATTLFFQLQKSLNELWGVKAAPQKAILKFLVDRANSLGMILIIGFLMMITMILSTLIGLTNDFISQHLGLETYYIIQIINTLVGFLIVVLLFALMFKVLPDVQLSWRSVWVGAFITAFLFTLGKSLLSLYFSHFKPTSAFGAAGSVILIIMWINYTCRLIFFGAVFTKVYTYRRGLKIQPSQHAKWTSDRREPSSY
- a CDS encoding SDR family oxidoreductase, which produces MSKKFQHKNILITGGASGIGKIMARLSLEKGAKVIIWDIDQSKIDETILQFSSLGSIFGYKVDVSNYDEVQHFAIKTKQKIGNVDILINNAGIVVGKYFHEHSQKDILKTIEINTNAPMVITNLFLQDMLTKNLGHICNIASSAGLVSNPKMSVYAGSKWAVVGWSDSLRLEMEQLKKNIKVTTIMPYYINTGMFDGVKSVLPILDPEKAAKTIISAIENNRKMVTLPSYIYRLTRIGQGLFPLRFFDWFAGSLLGIYKTMADFKGHKK
- a CDS encoding aldehyde dehydrogenase — translated: METPKAQISALVQKQKAFFATQQTKAIDFRLKQLSLLKQAILKYQPEIEEALWKDLHKSKEEVYLTEISIVLNEINYHLKKLKSWTRPKRVWSPISVLPASSRIIYEPLGVALIISPWNYPFQLLINPLVGAISSGCCALLKASPDAPHLANVVEEMLTEYFPPEYITFVKGGRETNTYLLEECFDFIFFTGSPSLGKVVMKAAAENLTPIVLELGGKSPCIVDKEANLNLAAKRIAWGKLINAGQTCIAPDYLWVHRSVKKELLEKIAYHIKEMYGTNVKSSPFYPRIVNDKSVERLSKFLNEGNIYLGGEVDSSQKYIAPTIIDNVEPHFAIMQEEIFGPLLPVMTFDHIDEPISYINQHEKPLALYYFGKNKTAKEVILKTSSGGGCINDTLMHIANHHLPFGGVGNSGMGKYHGKYSFLAFSNERAIVKTPTFLDLPFKYVPFKFFEWVKKMI
- the ftsZ gene encoding cell division protein FtsZ; its protein translation is MENTNKTGFEFDLPKGNSSIIKVIGVGGGGNNALKHMYERGIHGVDFVICNTDAQTLNNNPVSNKVQLGITTTEGLGAGADPEVGEKAAIESIDEIKSTLGQNTKMVFITAGMGGGTGTGAAPIIAKAAKEMGILTVAIVTVPFSFEGKRRLDQAEAGLEKLRNNVDSLIVINNDKLRQQFGNLGFKQGFSKADEVLTNAAKGMAEVITGSFVINIDFRDAKSVLQNSGTALMSTGSATGEKRAEEAVKKALDSPLLNDNKITGAQDVLLLIQSGSDEASEATMDEIGLINDYIQNEAGNTANIIFGVGTDEELGDAIRVLVIATGFTNENHINAGPTEVVKVPLHETANSVRRESPFKISSDAKNAGLGSVATEKNIVKLDEEDDFSSPQFSANRLSGEQLAVQEVQPMTYVEEVNEEFEEGSNELDLFSYDEGYEEPKGISFTFESKDESSIQPTKSLFLDEKPVEFSFKIKEEEPTFEEEVKTVSNTVVSQEPQVTQKVEEKPIFRNEEIAQEETLFTFIEKKVEDSKVQERRNKLKEFNSRYQNVDEENTFETVPAFRRKNIKLDDSPSDERISSFLADNNGRVELRENKFLNKDVD
- the ftsA gene encoding cell division protein FtsA, yielding MESQEYSVGLDIGTTKIVAIVGRRNQYGKIEVMGVGVAPSLGVHKGIVNNIAQTINSIKTAVSEAQKSAGVPITKVTVGIAGKHIRSLQHSDYIMRENPDQYITEEDIEELKNQVKKLVMLPGEEIIHVLPQEYKVDSEGEIQEPIGMHGKRLEANFHVVVGQMSSIKNISRCVKEAGLEMESLTLEPLASSEAVLTKEEKEAGVAIVDIGGGTTDIAIFKDNIIRHTCVIPYGGGIITEDIKDGCSIIEKHAEQLKVRFGSAVPELEKESTFVTIPGLHGRTEKEISLKTLAKIIHARVEEILEMVNTELKAYGAHEKKRKLIAGIVLTGGGSNLKHLRQLANYITGFDSRIGYANEYISNDKNQHLKSPEFATSIGLLMESLSIRDKKTNSLVQEEVSVSNQTVADKTSQEDKALDSTEPTHNETVVQQNASRKPTIGQNILEKIKKFFEESE
- a CDS encoding cell division protein FtsQ/DivIB, translating into MKRFNNTSMDKVAVNIIQGEKPVYFIDEKEIESIVKKANTTNKVGDIDIPKLERKITEYSAVDSANVYLSLDGILHLDIVQRVPVFRLSKGKKEFYVDEKGIEFPINRNYSASCMLVSGNVQPEEYPQLIELVKKINKDDFSKKFFIGIVKERENYYLIANEENYRVELGSLENIDFKVKGFKAFVEKYLVYQPSDKYTKISLKYDNQIVTTLSKGYKEETDKEEEKNQ